GCTTACCGATGCGGAAGACTATCAGCACCTGCATTCCGCGCTGCCCAAGTTTGAAAAAGGTGCATGGAATCGATTGTATTATCTCGCCGTGCCGCCTCGTTTTTTCACGGATATCGTCTCGGGGTTGTCCGAAAGCAGCATGACGGATCAAAATGGAGCCTGGCGTCGAATTGTGATCGAAAAACCCTTTGGCAGCGATCTAGACTCCGCACGCAAACTCAACGAGGCGCTGCATGACCATCTCGATGAGAGCCAGATCTATCGTATCGATCACTACCTCGGAAAAGAGACGGTACAGAACGTCCTGGTCTTCCGCTTCGCGAACACAATCTTCGAACCGATCTGGAATCGCAATTACATCGAGCACATCCAAATTACCGTCGCCGAAGAAGTCGGCGTCGGGCACCGGGCCGGGTATTACGACGGCGTGGGTGTGATCAAGGACATGTTCCAGAATCACCTGATGCAGCTGCTCACGCTGGTTGCCATGGAGCCCCCGTCGACGTTTGAAGCCAACGCCTTGCGCAACGAAAAGGTAAAGATCCTCAACGCCATCCGCCAGCCATCGGATATGGACCTCGACGACTACCTGGTTCGTGGACAATATCGTGGTTACCGGGACGAGGAGAAAGTAGATCCGAATTCGGATACACCGACCTATGCGGCCATTCGTTTCGACATCGAGAACTGGCGCTGGCAGGGAGTCCCCTTTTTCCTGCGATCCGGCAAGAGGATGGCAGCGAAGACCACGGAGATCATCATCCACTTCAAACGGCCTCCGCACGTCATGTTTCCGCTTCCAGAAGGGTACAAAATCTCTCCGAACATTCTGGCGCTGTGTATCCAGCCTGACGAAGGCATACATCTACGGTTCGACGCCAAGGTTCCCGATACTGCTGCGGAGATGAGACCCGTCGATATGGAGTTCCACTACGCCAACAACTTCGGAGAATGCGCCATCCCGGAAGCCTACGAGCGTCTACTGTTGGACGCCCTGATCGGGGACGCCTCACTGTTCACACGCAGTGACGAGATCGAGAAAGCCTGGGCGTTGATCGATCCTTTCATCGATCTTCCCAAAGGGAAGAAAGAATCGAAATTGGAATTCTACGAACCAGGAAGCTGGGGACCGGCAAAGGCGGAAGCCCTGCTCGGAAAAGTGGGGCGAAGGTGGTTGCGCGGCTGTGCAGACGGCACCTCCCGATCTTCGACGACTCAATCTGGATGCTGAAGACCGTCCAAGCGCCCGTTGATCTGACCGACCTATTATGGCGGTCTCCGACCGCCTTGTTGCAGCGCTGCATCATAAATTTGGGTGCCATACCGTGAAAGGAAAGTGAGGCGTTCTAGAGCAGACGGCATGCCGTTGTCCAATTTTAAGGAACAGAACGGTTCGATTGGCGATTGGATCAGTTTGCTCTACCGCTCCCTTCCGGTATAATCCGAACCGTGGTTGGAAGAGAAGACCGTATCGTTGCACCAAATCGCAAGGTAGAAGATTCGAACGAGCCTTCCCTGCGTCCGCGCATGCTGCACGAACTCATCAATCAAGAGCGCGTCACGGAAAACCTCGCCATCCTCATCCAGGCAGCAAAGGGGCGCGGGGAAGCCCTGGATCACGTTCTGTTTCACGGCCCTCCGGGATTGGGAAAAACCACGCTGGCACACATTTTAGCCAACGAGATGGGCGTGAACATCAAAGTGACCTCAGGGCCGGCAATCGAACGAGCCGGAGATCTTGCCGCCATCCTCACCAATCTGCAGTCCGGAGACATCCTCTTTATCGATGAGATCCACCGGCTGGGCCGAGCGGTGGAGGAAATCCTCTACCCCGCCATGGAAGATTATGCCCTGGACATCACCATCGGCAAGGGACCCAGCGCCCGTTCGATCCGGTTGAAACTGCCTCGCTTTTCCGTCGTTGGTGCGACGACTCGCCTGGCGCTGCTGACCGCGCCGCTGCGTGCCAGATTCGGCGCGATCCATCGCTTGAATTTCTACGAATCCGAGGCCATGGAAGCCATCGTGTCACGCGGCGCCGAGGTGCTCGACGTGGAAATCGATCCCGGTGGCATATCGGAAATCGCCTGCCGCGCTCGCGGCACACCACGGGTCGCCTTGCGGCTTCTTCGGCGCGTACGAGACTTCGCACAGGTTCGCTGCGATGGCCGCGTTACCCGCGATAACGCCAAGGAGGCATTGAAATTACTCGAAATCGATTCTATCGGACTGGATGATTCCGACCGCCGGGTGCTCAGCACCATCATCGATAAATTCGACGGCGGGCCTGTTGGTTTGCAGACCATCGCCGCTTCCATCAGCGAAGAAGCCGACACGGTAATGGACGTCGTGGAACCCTATCTGCTGCAATTGGGCTTTATCGACCGCACGCCTCAAGGACGCGTGGCCACTGCGCGCGCATACGAACATCTGAAACTTGCACCGCCCACGAAACAACAGCCGCGGCTGCCCGAGATCTAAATCCGCATGATGCCAGACACATCGACGTTCGCAAAGTGGTTCATCATCGCCGGCCTGATATTGCTGGGAATTGGTGGGATCATGTGGCTTCTCGGTCGAAGCGGAATTTCGCTGGGTGAACTGCCCGGCGATCTGCGCTTCAGATTGGGTGGGAATACTACCTGCTTCATCCCGCTCGTGAGTTCGATCCTGCTCAGCCTGATTTTGACGCTGATCCTCAACCTCGTCCTGCGACTGTTCAAGTAAATCGACCGTGCACACCGCTGACTTCGATTATGAACTCCCTCCCGACCGCATCGCCCAGCATCCCGCAAATCCGCGAGATTCATCCCGCCTCTTGATCCTCGATCGCCGGAACGACGATATACAGCACCGTTTATTCCGGGACTTGCCAGAGTACCTCTCCTCGAAAGACGTCCTCGTGTTGAACGAAACGCGCGTCATTCCCGCTCGTCTACACGGCAGGAAACTCCCCGGCGGAGGTCGGGTGGAATTGCTGTTGCTCAAACGCCTCGCGCCGCAAACATGGGAGGCCATGGTGGGCGGTAAGGGTTTGAAACCGGGCCGGCGAGTCGCCCTGACCGCAGGGATCACGGCGGAGATCGAAGCGGATCTCGGAGGCCCGCGCCGCAGGGTACGTTTCTCACAGCCAGTCACCCCGGAATTGGAAGAAATCGGCGAGATGCCGCTGCCGCCGTACATTCATGCGAAACTGGAAAACCCGGATTCCTATCAGACGGTCTTCGCCCAGACGCCCGGCTCCGCAGCCGCACCGACGGCAGGCTTGCATTTCACGCAGGAACTACTGGACCGTATTCGGGCGAAGGGTGTGCACATTGCCAGGGTTACGCTCCACGTCGGACTGGATACTTTCGCGCCGGTTTCGGAGCAGGATCCCCACTCCCATCCGATCCATTCGGAGTGGTGCCAAATCACGCAGGAAGTGGTGGATGCAATCATCCATTGCAAGCAAATCGGCGGCAGATTGATTGCCGTAGGCACGACGAGCGTACGTGCGATGGAAACCGCAGCGAGAGCCGCACAGGCGGGCCAGATGATCTCGGCATACGAAGGCGATACCGATCTTTTCATCCTGCCCGGGTTCGATTTTCGGGTCGTCGACGCCATGTTGACCAATTTCCACCTGCCCAGATCGACGCTGCTGATGATGGTCAGCGCGTTCGCAGGGCGCGAACGAATCCTGCGCGTCTACCGGATCGCCATCGAAAACGGCTACCGCTTCTATTCATTCGGCGACGCAATGCTGATTCTCTGATTGACTTGCCGGACGACCTATGGGATACTCATTAGCAGGAATTAACAACCTGCTTCCCCTTCGCTATCTCTATATAGAGGAGGTGGTGCCCATGAGTAATAGTGGCAAACTTAACGCTGCGGCATCCCTCCTCTGTGATGAGTAAGGATGCCGCAGCCATCGAGAGAGCCGTCCAATCGGGCGGCTCTTTCACTACGAAAGGGTGACCGCCATGGCCAAGTTCCCGGTTGGAAAACTCCCTGCACAAGTCCTGTCCAGGCTGCTGCAGCAGCTCAGCAGCTCGGATCCCAATGTGATCCTGGGGCCAGGGATCGGTCTGGATTGTGCGCTGATCGGACGCGGGGAACAAGTCCTGGTGCTCAAATCCGATCCGATCACCTTCACTGCGGAGAACATCGGCTGGTACGCCGTCCACGTCAACGCCAACGACATCGCCACGACGGGTGCGCAGCCGAAGTGGTTCCTCGCCACGCTGCTCCTGCCCGCGGCACGCTTCGATGAAAATCAAATTGACACAATCCTGAAGCAAATCGACGAAGCCTGCCAACACGTCGGCGCAACGCTCGTCGGCGGGCACACGGAAATCACCACGGGAATCGACCGCTGTATCTTGTGTGGCACGATGATCGGGGAAGTCGAACGCGAGGACCTGATCACGCCGCAGGGCGCTCGTCCTGGAGATACCCTCATCCTGACGAAAGGGATACCCATCGAAGCCACCAGCATACTCGCAAACGACTTTGCGGATAAACTGAAGTCGCTGCCGGGGGACCTCCTGACTCGTGCACAGAATTTTCTCCACGACCCCGGCATCGGCGTCGTTACGGAAGCGTTGGCGGCAGCACGCTGTGGAGGCGTCAGCGCGATGCACGATCCCACCGAAGGCGGTCTTTCCACCGGCGTGTGGGAGCTGGCGGCTGCGTCGAAGGTGGGACTGATCCTGGAATCGGAAGCCATCCCCATTCCGGTAGAATCGCAGGCCATTTGCAGCGCACTTGACGTAAATCCGCTGGAAGCTATCGCCTCCGGTGCGCTGCTGCTCACCGTGCGACCGGGAGCAGCAGCAGACGTGCTTGCTGCCATCGATGCCACCGGCGTAGATGCGTACGTGATCGGTGAGGTCATCGAAGGCGAGAATGTGGCTATGCGCACCTCGGGAAGTCTGACCGCCCTGCCCTGGCCGACTCGCGACGCTCTCACGCACCTTATCGAATGAACTCGAACGGAAAACGCTCACGACTCCGTGAGCGCCCGCGCATTGCAACATGGTGTTGCCCGGCTATTCCTGGTTGTATTCTTCCCCGTTAACCTAGCAATATTTTCACACGCCGTTTACATTCGGAACGTGATCTATCAACTCTCCGAGGCAAGCCAATTGCGCACCTTCGTAACCAGTTCTTCGTGATTGATCGTTTTTCCCAGGAATTCGTTCGCGCCGGCCTCGAGCGCCTTCTGACGAATTTCCTCTCCCACCGCCGCAGAATAAAGCAGGATGGGTACTTCATGCATTTCTGCATCCTGACGTAATTGCTTGCACACTTCCAAGCCGTCGATCCCCGGCATCATCACATCCACAAGGAGTACATCCGGCTTCGTCTCTTTGGCGAGGCGGACCGCATCCTTGCCATTCGCAGCCGTTACGACATCAAATCCGCTGCGTTTGAAAATATAGTCCAGGAAAAAGAGCAGCTCTGTGGTATCGTCGACAATCAGTATCTTATCACTCATCTACTTCCTCCCGAGCGGAGGGAAACTCCAACCGCATGGCATCGCCTGAATCTCCAAAGAAATCCCCCTCTTTAAATCCCCATTTTTCGTAAACGGTTTTTGGATCGTAATCGTGTTCGATAAACCATTCCGCTAATTTCTGTCTTCGTTCCTCACCGGACGGTTCTTCTCCGGGTTGAAAACCTTCATCGTCCATTCGCAACCCACAAATCGAGCAGTCGACAGTCTGGAAGGGATAGGTGATCGGCGTTGGAGGGCCCAGCCGGGCAAAAAGGAAACCGCAAGTCGCACAAGGCGCATACTTCCCCTTTTCATCATTCAACGAAGAAACGGGTTCTCCAACGACAGGTACAAAAGTTCGACGTTCAACAATCGTAGCTGCAATCAAACCGCCGACACCCAACAGGCTGACGATCCACCCCAGAATCGGCCAGATCGTACCGAAAGGCCGGTAACGAATATGGACTTCATGTTCGCCTTCGGGAAGGGAAATTTGGATGAGATTTTCATAGACTTCCATTGCCGTCTCTTCACCATCGACGCTTGCCCGCCAGCGAGGAGAATATGTATAGGAAAGCAAGGCATTTTCGAGCGGCTCATCCAGATCCGTGACGAAGGTAAGACTCCTGCCGCCGGCTTCGAAATTCGAATAGGGTACGGAGTATAAACGAAGCGCCTGGTCGATGTTCAATCCTTCGAGGGTTAAATCACGCAGCGCCGTCACAGTCTCGAAGTTACCTTGAAGTTGTGCATAATAAAGGAGATTCAAACCGATAAACCAGGCGCGGCCATCGCCGACGTCCTTGTAACCCAGGATAGGGTACCACTCGTCGCCAAATTTTACCTCGCCATAGACGGAATCGAGTCCCTGATAGATTGCACCGGACCACCCCTGCGGAGCCACGACGTCCAGTGGTAGTGATTCCGGCAACCCGGCGAGTTCGTCTGTCCAGCGTATGCGTATCGTATCCGGAAAAGAGAGCCGCAGCACGTTCACACCCAGCAAGTCCAGGGTGCGGCCAAAGACTTCCTCCATGCCGCTCAACTCCAATATCAGACGGCCTCCGTTCTGAAGATACTCGATCAGGAGAGATTCATCTTCTCCAATTGCGTTCGTGGAACGCTCGAAACGATACAATCCAATCGCCGCATACGCTTGTAGTTCAGCAGGCGTGAGCCGGGAAAGATTCACTTCCCGAGCCTCTTCTGCGAACGGATAGGTCATGAGAAATGGAGGCAGTCGATCTCCAAGCAGGAGCATACGTTGCTC
The nucleotide sequence above comes from Anaerolineales bacterium. Encoded proteins:
- a CDS encoding AIR synthase family protein → MAKFPVGKLPAQVLSRLLQQLSSSDPNVILGPGIGLDCALIGRGEQVLVLKSDPITFTAENIGWYAVHVNANDIATTGAQPKWFLATLLLPAARFDENQIDTILKQIDEACQHVGATLVGGHTEITTGIDRCILCGTMIGEVEREDLITPQGARPGDTLILTKGIPIEATSILANDFADKLKSLPGDLLTRAQNFLHDPGIGVVTEALAAARCGGVSAMHDPTEGGLSTGVWELAAASKVGLILESEAIPIPVESQAICSALDVNPLEAIASGALLLTVRPGAAADVLAAIDATGVDAYVIGEVIEGENVAMRTSGSLTALPWPTRDALTHLIE
- a CDS encoding response regulator, encoding MSDKILIVDDTTELLFFLDYIFKRSGFDVVTAANGKDAVRLAKETKPDVLLVDVMMPGIDGLEVCKQLRQDAEMHEVPILLYSAAVGEEIRQKALEAGANEFLGKTINHEELVTKVRNWLASES
- the queA gene encoding tRNA preQ1(34) S-adenosylmethionine ribosyltransferase-isomerase QueA, which produces MHTADFDYELPPDRIAQHPANPRDSSRLLILDRRNDDIQHRLFRDLPEYLSSKDVLVLNETRVIPARLHGRKLPGGGRVELLLLKRLAPQTWEAMVGGKGLKPGRRVALTAGITAEIEADLGGPRRRVRFSQPVTPELEEIGEMPLPPYIHAKLENPDSYQTVFAQTPGSAAAPTAGLHFTQELLDRIRAKGVHIARVTLHVGLDTFAPVSEQDPHSHPIHSEWCQITQEVVDAIIHCKQIGGRLIAVGTTSVRAMETAARAAQAGQMISAYEGDTDLFILPGFDFRVVDAMLTNFHLPRSTLLMMVSAFAGRERILRVYRIAIENGYRFYSFGDAMLIL
- the zwf gene encoding glucose-6-phosphate dehydrogenase codes for the protein MSTQVSDPCTIVIFGASGDLTSRKLMPALFSLYLKDRLPKKFNIIGYTRRDWNDEVFRQTMQKSIEEHMDFDEIADGWKRFVPHLHHIHGGLTDAEDYQHLHSALPKFEKGAWNRLYYLAVPPRFFTDIVSGLSESSMTDQNGAWRRIVIEKPFGSDLDSARKLNEALHDHLDESQIYRIDHYLGKETVQNVLVFRFANTIFEPIWNRNYIEHIQITVAEEVGVGHRAGYYDGVGVIKDMFQNHLMQLLTLVAMEPPSTFEANALRNEKVKILNAIRQPSDMDLDDYLVRGQYRGYRDEEKVDPNSDTPTYAAIRFDIENWRWQGVPFFLRSGKRMAAKTTEIIIHFKRPPHVMFPLPEGYKISPNILALCIQPDEGIHLRFDAKVPDTAAEMRPVDMEFHYANNFGECAIPEAYERLLLDALIGDASLFTRSDEIEKAWALIDPFIDLPKGKKESKLEFYEPGSWGPAKAEALLGKVGRRWLRGCADGTSRSSTTQSGC
- a CDS encoding DUF2905 family protein; the encoded protein is MMPDTSTFAKWFIIAGLILLGIGGIMWLLGRSGISLGELPGDLRFRLGGNTTCFIPLVSSILLSLILTLILNLVLRLFK
- the ruvB gene encoding Holliday junction branch migration DNA helicase RuvB, producing the protein MVGREDRIVAPNRKVEDSNEPSLRPRMLHELINQERVTENLAILIQAAKGRGEALDHVLFHGPPGLGKTTLAHILANEMGVNIKVTSGPAIERAGDLAAILTNLQSGDILFIDEIHRLGRAVEEILYPAMEDYALDITIGKGPSARSIRLKLPRFSVVGATTRLALLTAPLRARFGAIHRLNFYESEAMEAIVSRGAEVLDVEIDPGGISEIACRARGTPRVALRLLRRVRDFAQVRCDGRVTRDNAKEALKLLEIDSIGLDDSDRRVLSTIIDKFDGGPVGLQTIAASISEEADTVMDVVEPYLLQLGFIDRTPQGRVATARAYEHLKLAPPTKQQPRLPEI